From Hermetia illucens chromosome 6, iHerIll2.2.curated.20191125, whole genome shotgun sequence, one genomic window encodes:
- the LOC119658647 gene encoding 60S ribosomal protein L10: MGRRPARCYRYCKNKPYPKSRFCRGVPDPKIRIFDLGRKKATVEDFPLCVHLVSDEYEQLSSEALEAGRICCNKYLVKHCGKDQFHIRMRLHPFHVIRINKMLSCAGADRLQTGMRGAFGKPQGTVARVHIGQPIMSVRASDRFKAQVIEALRRAKFKFPGRQKIFVSKRWGFTKYDRDQYEKLRDEGRLAPDGCNVKYRPEHGPMEAWERVQRDIHEAA; encoded by the exons ATGGGTCGACGTCCGGCAAGATG TTATCGCTATTGCAAAAACAAGCCATACCCTAAGTCACGGTTCTGTCGTGGTGTACCCGACCCGAAGATCCGAATCTTCGATTTGGGCAGGAAGAAGGCCACCGTTGAGGACTTCCCGCTCTGCGTCCATCTGGTCTCTGACGAATATGAACAGCTCAGTTCGGAAGCCTTGGAGGCAGGTCGCATTTGCTGCAACAAGTACTTGGTCAAGCACTGCGGCAAAGATCAATTCCACATTCGTATGCGGCTTCATCCATTCCACGTTATTCGCATCAACAAGATGTTATCGTGCGCCGGAGCTGATAG GCTCCAAACTGGAATGAGAGGTGCCTTCGGCAAACCACAAGGTACCGTTGCACGTGTTCACATCGGCCAGCCAATCATGTCTGTCCGTGCCAGTGATCGTTTCAAGGCTCAAGTTATCGAGGCTTTGCGTCGTGCCAAGTTCAAGTTCCCAGGACGTCAAAAG atCTTCGTTTCAAAACGCTGGGGATTCACAAAATACGATCGCGATCAATATGAGAAGCTTCGCGATGAGGGCCGTCTTGCTCCTGATGGCTGCAACGTGAAATACAGGCCCGAACATGGTCCTATGGAGGCTTGGGAACGTGTGCAACGTGACATTCATGAAGCTGCATAA